In Paenibacillus sp. BIC5C1, a genomic segment contains:
- the thpR gene encoding RNA 2',3'-cyclic phosphodiesterase yields the protein MNNYSHSHTDLPSRRERLFIALRMPAHIQNLLRMSAEQVQGKLDFRKWTDYRDYHITLQFLGDTLVSDIGHLRKALRSATAGFQPFELQLSGWGTFGLEEAPKVLWKGVEGETDQLHLLQKQIVGATSSLGFEAELRPYSPHITIARKFLGQNPGNEDKGIFGVLPGQFLGVNSWMVQDFVLYVTQPGQAPMYDVVDTFSFS from the coding sequence ATGAATAACTATTCACATTCACATACCGATCTTCCATCCCGACGGGAACGATTATTTATTGCACTCCGTATGCCGGCACATATTCAGAATTTACTTCGGATGTCTGCGGAACAGGTGCAAGGAAAGCTTGATTTTCGCAAATGGACGGACTACCGGGATTATCATATTACACTGCAATTTCTGGGAGATACCCTTGTAAGTGACATTGGACATCTGCGTAAAGCGCTGCGTTCGGCAACGGCCGGGTTCCAGCCTTTTGAACTGCAATTATCCGGATGGGGAACGTTTGGTCTGGAAGAAGCGCCAAAGGTGTTGTGGAAGGGTGTTGAGGGAGAAACGGATCAACTTCATCTTCTGCAAAAACAGATCGTGGGCGCAACTTCTTCCCTTGGATTTGAGGCGGAATTAAGACCTTATTCTCCTCATATTACGATTGCGCGTAAATTTCTGGGCCAAAACCCAGGAAATGAAGATAAAGGGATATTTGGAGTGCTTCCAGGGCAGTTTTTAGGTGTTAATTCTTGGATGGTCCAAGATTTTGTGCTTTATGTGACACAGCCAGGTCAGGCGCCGATGTATGACGTCGTGGATACGTTTTCTTTTTCCTGA
- a CDS encoding cell wall hydrolase, with protein MDIISKNRWVAPMLSVLLVCIVGANVVQATGKWNEASDSKQMTELAASAENSENSFSGDRRMTEDGTSLSSDASTQTDNWTNSLPAKNWLTAAQEEQEQKEAKAKHAARAAAAAKAKKEAALKLAKIEHAKAVAAITTPPQKLYFTRTKLLNQEDSKLATWSYSVSDKELLLLQKIVMAEAEGEPYEGKVAVANVVLNRLRSANFPDTIYKVIYQKSQFSPVANGRLKRVTPNEDSIKAVNAALNGKKEVADDTYYFLSLTLADDLTVARSQKKVKTIGHHTFYK; from the coding sequence ATGGATATTATAAGCAAGAATCGTTGGGTGGCACCGATGTTATCTGTGCTGCTTGTATGTATAGTGGGGGCTAACGTCGTTCAGGCGACTGGAAAATGGAATGAGGCAAGTGATAGCAAACAGATGACCGAACTTGCGGCATCAGCAGAAAATAGCGAAAATTCTTTTAGCGGAGACAGGCGCATGACGGAAGACGGGACAAGTCTATCTTCTGATGCGTCTACACAGACTGATAACTGGACCAATTCGCTTCCGGCCAAGAACTGGCTGACGGCTGCCCAGGAAGAGCAGGAACAGAAAGAAGCCAAGGCTAAACATGCGGCCCGAGCTGCAGCAGCGGCCAAAGCGAAGAAAGAAGCAGCTCTGAAATTGGCCAAGATAGAGCATGCCAAAGCGGTAGCTGCAATTACGACTCCCCCCCAAAAACTTTACTTTACACGGACCAAACTCCTGAACCAGGAAGACTCGAAACTTGCAACCTGGTCATACAGTGTGTCCGATAAAGAGCTGCTTCTGCTGCAAAAAATCGTCATGGCAGAGGCGGAAGGTGAACCGTACGAAGGCAAAGTGGCAGTTGCCAATGTTGTCTTAAACCGGCTGCGGTCAGCCAATTTTCCCGATACCATTTACAAAGTAATCTACCAGAAATCTCAATTCAGTCCTGTAGCGAACGGGCGCTTGAAACGTGTTACTCCTAATGAGGACAGTATCAAGGCGGTTAATGCAGCACTGAATGGGAAAAAGGAAGTCGCCGATGATACGTATTATTTCTTGTCATTGACGCTTGCGGACGATCTGACAGTGGCTCGTTCCCAGAAAAAAGTAAAAACGATCGGGCATCATACTTTTTACAAGTAA
- a CDS encoding MGDG synthase family glycosyltransferase, whose protein sequence is MRKPRVLLLSEGFGTGHTQAAHALASGIKKVSPHVHSRVIELGKFLNPTMAPLILSAYRKTLTVQPKLVSLLYRTQYNKSLNGFTKLALHRIFYTQTAQVVSQLKPDAVICTHPFPNAVISRLKRQGLNIPLYTLVTDYDVHATWINPEVNKYLVSTPQVKALLEIRGVEPSRIQITGIPVHPDFWEAGDKVSLRQEMGLQNMPTALLMGGGWGLSFDEEHMKALTSWADRVQLLFCLGSNEKMIAKLKEMSCFQHPNIRILGYTREVSKLMDVSDVLITKPGGMTCTEALAKGLPMLFVPPLPGQEEENCEYFVQAGYGQVIHSADAITNRFRHLCEQIYAPREAESQLKSVHKLGSKNTYDPTCCAQAVHDLLFPATAEVTSAPKERFTAGIGATSLSGTRIPF, encoded by the coding sequence ATGCGAAAACCAAGAGTGCTCTTGTTATCCGAAGGTTTCGGCACCGGTCACACCCAGGCCGCCCATGCGCTCGCAAGCGGCATTAAGAAAGTCAGTCCACATGTGCATAGTCGGGTTATTGAGCTCGGCAAATTTTTAAATCCAACCATGGCTCCGCTTATTCTGTCTGCATACCGCAAGACGCTAACTGTTCAGCCTAAGCTGGTCAGTCTGCTGTATCGGACACAATACAACAAATCACTAAACGGATTTACCAAACTGGCCTTGCACCGGATTTTCTACACACAGACGGCTCAAGTCGTATCCCAATTGAAACCCGATGCTGTGATCTGTACTCATCCATTTCCGAATGCGGTCATCTCACGACTGAAACGCCAGGGACTTAATATTCCACTATATACGCTGGTCACAGACTATGACGTACATGCAACGTGGATTAATCCCGAGGTCAACAAATATTTGGTATCCACGCCACAGGTAAAGGCTCTGCTTGAGATCAGGGGTGTTGAGCCCTCTCGCATCCAAATCACCGGTATTCCTGTGCATCCTGACTTCTGGGAAGCAGGAGACAAGGTAAGCCTCCGACAGGAAATGGGGCTTCAGAACATGCCCACTGCTCTGCTAATGGGTGGCGGATGGGGTCTTTCCTTTGATGAAGAGCATATGAAGGCCCTCACGTCATGGGCGGATCGTGTACAGCTGCTGTTCTGTCTGGGAAGCAATGAGAAAATGATTGCCAAGCTGAAAGAAATGTCCTGCTTCCAACATCCGAATATACGCATTCTTGGGTATACCCGTGAGGTCAGCAAACTGATGGACGTATCCGATGTGCTCATTACGAAACCAGGTGGCATGACTTGTACAGAAGCATTGGCTAAAGGCTTGCCGATGTTATTCGTACCTCCATTGCCGGGACAGGAAGAAGAGAACTGTGAATATTTTGTACAAGCCGGATACGGCCAGGTGATTCACTCTGCTGACGCTATAACCAATCGCTTCAGGCATTTGTGTGAGCAGATCTATGCACCACGTGAAGCTGAAAGTCAGCTGAAATCAGTCCACAAATTAGGGAGCAAAAACACCTACGATCCAACCTGTTGTGCCCAGGCTGTCCATGATTTATTGTTCCCGGCCACAGCGGAAGTCACATCAGCGCCCAAGGAGCGCTTCACAGCCGGAATTGGAGCAACTTCGCTGTCAGGTACCCGAATCCCATTCTAG
- a CDS encoding TetR/AcrR family transcriptional regulator codes for MAPIDRRQQVIHAAAQSFAMFGYKATTMDQVAKIANVGKGTIYTFFTNKEQLFDQILVEVIQEMKNIAHREVHQESAFFDNLFRVLDSLLEFRRDHDLLVKLSQELKDFGTLQAKEGLEKVEKVISDFLARELEKARDNGEIRDCDPQVVAFMMIRLYIALTSDWSKQHEPLSKEEIKNYFRLFLMEGIAAAT; via the coding sequence ATGGCTCCGATTGACAGGAGACAGCAGGTCATTCATGCAGCCGCGCAGTCTTTTGCCATGTTTGGATACAAGGCAACCACGATGGATCAGGTAGCGAAGATTGCGAATGTTGGCAAGGGAACGATCTACACGTTCTTTACGAATAAGGAACAATTGTTTGATCAGATTTTGGTGGAAGTAATCCAGGAAATGAAAAACATTGCTCATCGTGAAGTTCATCAGGAAAGTGCTTTTTTTGATAATTTGTTTCGTGTGCTTGATTCATTGCTGGAGTTTCGCCGTGATCACGATTTGCTGGTTAAATTGTCCCAGGAGCTTAAGGATTTTGGAACTCTTCAGGCCAAAGAAGGTTTGGAGAAAGTGGAGAAAGTCATCTCCGATTTTCTGGCACGGGAGCTTGAGAAGGCAAGAGACAACGGAGAGATTCGTGACTGTGATCCACAGGTAGTAGCCTTTATGATGATTCGTTTGTACATTGCCCTTACCTCAGATTGGAGCAAGCAACATGAGCCGCTGAGCAAAGAGGAAATCAAGAATTACTTTCGCCTTTTCTTAATGGAAGGAATTGCTGCTGCAACGTAA
- a CDS encoding YhgE/Pip domain-containing protein produces the protein MKSLSVFFKDVGSAVRNPKVLIPVIAILFIPILYSGIYLAAYWDPYGHVDEMPVAVVNLDKGAELEGKSLHVGSDLVDELKKNADFKWDFVSASQAKEGMENDKYYMQITIPENFSSQATTLLDDKPQPADLIYEPNGNYSFVGAQIGKTAIKDLKAKVSAKVTESYAETLFDKFSEVSDGLAEAGDGAGELNTGAGKLDDGAVKLKDNLEKLASGTLELQDGLSPLSDGVNALHTGATKLESGTSNLVSGLQQLQAAATSQLQSGADQLKDGSAKLETGLKSSMDGAGKLQAGLQSSEQGSAKLSEGLQSAVQGSGTLATGLQSAVDGSSKVADGAQGVADGLKQLAASNPELAASEDVQKLLAASAAVAEGSKQLHESEQKLAQGADQLHQGNQQLAAGASELHGGQEQLLTGANQLVDGQQQLLAGAGQLSQGGAKLSDGLKQFSGKLGEAASGGTLLADGAKQLGSGTTALQSGVGKLSGGVSSLTDGSKQLGDGAGKLADGLTELKDGSSELATKLNDAAQKTSEVKKTDDVVNMFAEPVNTSENTTENVSNYGTGLTPFFLSIGLFVGSLISTIVLKMRETSVPGATGWNRFVSRTLVFGFVSIIQSVIVASFMLYGLGLETHSVPLFYLFTIFTGLTFMFIVQALVTWLDLPGRYVVILLLVFQLAASAGTFPVELIPSWLQAFSPWLPMTHSIMGFKAVVSSGNFDVMWHQVGILSIYAGISVLLTLAFFLWSGRRRKKEAEVVESGQVVTA, from the coding sequence ATGAAATCTTTATCCGTGTTTTTCAAGGATGTGGGATCGGCCGTGAGAAACCCGAAGGTGTTGATCCCCGTTATTGCAATTTTATTTATACCGATTCTATATAGTGGTATCTATTTGGCTGCCTACTGGGACCCATATGGTCATGTCGATGAAATGCCGGTTGCGGTTGTAAACCTTGATAAGGGCGCAGAGCTGGAAGGCAAATCATTGCATGTCGGTAGTGACCTCGTTGATGAACTGAAGAAAAATGCAGATTTTAAATGGGACTTTGTCAGTGCCAGCCAAGCCAAAGAAGGCATGGAAAACGACAAGTATTATATGCAAATTACGATTCCGGAAAACTTTTCATCCCAGGCAACCACGTTGCTTGATGATAAGCCACAGCCGGCTGATCTGATCTACGAACCGAATGGAAATTACAGCTTCGTGGGTGCGCAGATTGGGAAGACGGCCATCAAGGATCTGAAAGCTAAGGTTTCGGCCAAAGTGACAGAATCCTATGCGGAGACCCTGTTCGACAAGTTTTCCGAAGTGTCGGACGGATTGGCAGAAGCTGGAGACGGCGCTGGAGAATTGAATACCGGTGCAGGCAAGCTGGATGATGGAGCTGTGAAGCTCAAGGATAATCTGGAGAAGCTGGCTTCTGGTACATTGGAACTTCAAGATGGCTTGTCTCCATTAAGTGATGGTGTAAATGCACTGCATACGGGTGCAACTAAACTTGAAAGTGGAACATCGAATCTGGTATCCGGTTTGCAGCAGCTGCAAGCAGCGGCGACAAGCCAGCTTCAGAGCGGTGCAGACCAGTTGAAGGACGGCAGTGCCAAGCTGGAAACTGGACTGAAGTCTTCCATGGACGGAGCAGGCAAACTGCAAGCGGGTCTGCAGTCGTCTGAGCAGGGCAGTGCGAAGCTGTCCGAGGGTCTGCAAAGTGCAGTCCAAGGTAGCGGCACTTTGGCCACTGGCCTGCAATCGGCAGTAGACGGCAGCAGCAAGGTTGCTGATGGTGCTCAAGGCGTTGCTGACGGGTTGAAGCAGCTTGCTGCATCCAACCCTGAACTGGCAGCCAGTGAGGATGTACAGAAGCTGCTGGCAGCCAGTGCAGCAGTCGCTGAAGGCAGTAAGCAACTGCATGAGAGCGAACAGAAGCTCGCGCAGGGTGCAGATCAGTTGCACCAAGGCAATCAGCAACTGGCAGCAGGTGCGTCTGAGCTGCATGGAGGCCAAGAGCAGCTTCTGACAGGTGCGAACCAGTTGGTGGATGGTCAGCAGCAATTGCTGGCGGGCGCTGGACAGCTTAGCCAAGGCGGAGCGAAGCTCTCCGATGGTCTGAAACAGTTCAGCGGTAAGCTGGGCGAGGCTGCAAGTGGAGGCACATTGCTGGCAGATGGAGCCAAGCAACTGGGCTCCGGAACTACAGCCCTGCAATCAGGTGTGGGTAAATTGAGCGGTGGTGTGAGTTCGCTAACGGACGGCTCCAAACAACTCGGTGACGGAGCAGGCAAGCTGGCAGACGGTTTAACTGAGCTGAAAGACGGTTCAAGCGAACTGGCTACCAAGCTGAACGATGCGGCTCAGAAAACGTCAGAAGTCAAGAAAACGGACGATGTAGTGAATATGTTTGCTGAACCTGTGAATACGTCCGAGAATACAACAGAGAACGTGAGCAATTACGGTACAGGGTTGACGCCGTTCTTCCTGTCCATCGGTTTGTTTGTTGGATCGCTGATTTCAACGATTGTTTTGAAAATGCGGGAAACTTCCGTACCGGGGGCAACGGGTTGGAACCGTTTTGTAAGCCGTACGCTCGTATTCGGTTTTGTGAGCATTATCCAATCCGTAATCGTGGCAAGCTTCATGCTGTACGGTCTTGGACTGGAAACACACAGCGTACCGCTGTTCTATCTGTTCACGATCTTTACGGGACTGACCTTTATGTTTATTGTTCAGGCCCTCGTAACTTGGCTTGACTTGCCAGGACGTTATGTTGTTATCCTGTTATTGGTCTTCCAGCTTGCAGCAAGTGCGGGAACCTTCCCGGTGGAGCTGATTCCGTCGTGGCTTCAGGCGTTTAGCCCTTGGCTGCCAATGACGCACAGCATCATGGGCTTCAAAGCAGTTGTATCCAGTGGCAATTTCGATGTGATGTGGCATCAGGTCGGTATTCTGTCAATCTATGCAGGTATATCTGTGCTGCTGACCTTGGCTTTCTTCCTTTGGAGCGGCAGACGTCGCAAAAAAGAAGC